The following proteins are encoded in a genomic region of Musa acuminata AAA Group cultivar baxijiao chromosome BXJ2-11, Cavendish_Baxijiao_AAA, whole genome shotgun sequence:
- the LOC103970220 gene encoding xyloglucan galactosyltransferase KATAMARI1 homolog: MRRRSSAFNHQEEMEKANGKPPPSRLCFLATLSVMFWIMIFYFHFTVLSSNPISNPEQPVPFSSISSKPQRISEAYEALELPKMKAPTKSKPADTRQEPEAFPFTRALQTIENKSDPCGGRYIYVHDLPSRFNADMLRDCRKLSLWINMCKFTSNAGMGPPLENSDGVFSNTGWYATNQFAVDVIFNNRMKQYECLTEDPSIAAAIFVPFYAGFDIARYLWGYNTSVRDAASLDLVEWLMKRPEWSVMGGRDHFLVAGRITWDFRRLTDSETDWGNKLLFLPAARNMSMLVVEASPWNANDFGIPYPTYFHPAKDADVFIWQDRMRKLERKFLFSFAGAPRPDNPESIRGKIIDQCKRSKVCKLLECDFGESKCHSPSSIMQMFQSSLFCLQPQGDSYTRRSAFDSILAGCIPVFFHPGSAYIQYTWHLPRNYSTYSVFIPEDDIRKRSVSIEERLKQIPPHVVETMRETVISLIPSLIYADPRSKLETLNDAFDVAVQAIIDKVTRLRRDMIEGHEEKDVIEENSWKYALLEDGQRTVGPHEWDPFFSKPKDGNGESGTSSAEAAKNSWKNEQRSQT; this comes from the coding sequence ATGAGACGGCGGTCATCGGCGTTCAACCATCAGGAGGAGATGGAGAAGGCCAACGGCAAGCCTCCGCCATCTCGGCTCTGCTTCTTGGCCACCCTATCGGTCATGTTCTGGATCATGATCTTCTACTTCCATTTCACCGTTCTCAGTAGCAACCCCATCAGCAATCCTGAGCAACCCGTTCCCTTCTCCTCCATCTCGTCCAAACCCCAGCGGATTTCGGAAGCATATGAAGCACTTGAACTGCCCAAAATGAAGGCGCCGACCAAATCAAAACCAGCAGATACCCGTCAAGAACCAGAGGCGTTCCCCTTCACCCGTGCCCTCCAGACCATCGAGAACAAAAGCGACCCTTGCGGTGGGAGGTATATCTACGTCCATGATCTCCCTTCCCGGTTCAACGCTGACATGCTTAGAGATTGCCGAAAGTTGAGCCTTTGGATCAACATGTGCAAGTTCACAAGCAATGCTGGCATGGGGCCTCCGCTCGAGAATTCAGATGGGGTCTTCTCGAACACAGGATGGTACGCCACTAATCAGTTCGCGGTGGATGTGATCTTCAACAACCGGATGAAGCAGTACGAGTGCTTGACAGAAGATCCATCCATCGCTGCTGCTATCTTCGTGCCCTTCTATGCTGGTTTTGACATAGCTCGATATCTTTGGGGATACAATACCTCAGTCAGGGATGCTGCATCTCTGGATTTGGTTGAATGGCTCATGAAGAGGCCTGAATGGAGTGTGATGGGGGGAAGGGACCACTTCTTGGTGGCAGGGAGAATTACTTGGGATTTCAGGAGATTGACTGATTCTGAAACAGATTGGGGAAACAAGCTTCTATTCTTGCCAGCTGCAAGAAACATGTCGATGCTGGTTGTGGAAGCGAGCCCATGGAATGCTAATGATTTTGGGATACCTTATCCTACATACTTTCACCCAGCAAAGGATGCTGATGTCTTCATTTGGCAGGACCGGATGAGGAAGTTGGAGCGGAAGTTTCTCTTCTCATTTGCAGGTGCACCACGCCCTGATAATCCAGAATCAATCAGAGGGAAGATCATAGATCAGTGCAAAAGGTCCAAAGTTTGTAAGTTGCTGGAGTGTGATTTTGGAGAGAGCAAGTGTCACTCCCCAAGCAGCATAATGCAGATGTTTCAGAGTTCTTTATTTTGCTTACAACCACAGGGAGATTCATATACAAGGAGATCAGCTTTTGACTCCATTTTGGCTGGTTGCATACCTGTTTTCTTTCATCCTGGCTCTGCTTATATACAATATACATGGCATCTCCCAAGAAACTACTCAACATACTCAGTGTTTATACCTGAGGATGATATTCGAAAGAGGAGTGTCAGTATCGAGGAAAGGTTAAAGCAAATCCCTCCACATGTTGTGGAAACAATGAGAGAGACAGTCATAAGCCTTATACCAAGCCTGATATATGCAGACCCTAGGTCTAAGTTGGAGACTCTTAATGATGCCTTTGATGTGGCTGTACAGGCAATCATCGACAAAGTTACAAGACTAAGAAGGGACATGATTGAAGGCCACGAAGAAAAGGATGTCATTGAAGAGAACAGCTGGAAGTATGCTTTGTTAGAGGATGGTCAGCGAACAGTTGGGCCACATGAGTGGGATCCTTTCTTCTCTAAGCCTAAGGATGGTAATGGTGAGTCTGGCACTTCATCTGCTGAAGCTGCTAAGAATTCTTGGAAGAATGAACAAAGGAGTCAGACTTGA
- the LOC103970219 gene encoding GATA transcription factor 1-like, which translates to MVETLEMAPATAGEACFADEVLLLELPSDPYHPSVAELKHQAQILQEFFEPSVEGLPGLPTEGKGGGDEEEEELEWLANKDAFPALETSFEMPSRPRTGSGGSEGWDGATVGAVAERKSPVSAFSAATSFSAPVRPRSKGRRPRRRVLTGLSPEPPTVAVAGKSTAVERRRCRHCEAEETPQWRAGPEGPKTLCNACGVRYKSGRLVPEYRPASSPTFSPADHSNFHRQILEMRRQRSTRQRRSAGAPPPAPLVNSPVM; encoded by the exons ATGGTGGAGACGTTGGAAATGGCGCCGGCGACGGCGGGGGAGGCGTGCTTCGCGGACGAGGTCCTCCTCCTTGAGTTACCCTCTGACCCTTACCATCCGTCCGTCGCCGAGTTGAAGCATCAGGCCCAAATTTTGCAGGAGTTCTTTGAGCCATCCGTCGAAGGGCTTCCA GGCTTGCCGACCGAGGGGAAAGGCGgaggagacgaggaggaagaggagctcGAGTGGCTCGCGAACAAGGACGCATTTCCGGCGCTGGAGACGTCGTTCGAGATGCCCTCCCGCCCGCGCACCGGCAGCGGAGGCAGCGAGGGCTGGGACGGCGCCACCGTAGGCGCGGTGGCAGAGCGCAAGAGTCCGGTCTCGGCCTTCTCCGCCGCGACTTCATTCTCCGCGCCGGTTCGACCGAGGAGCAAAGGGCGGAGGCCTCGCCGGAGGGTGCTGACCGGCCTCTCGCCCGAACCTCCCACCGTGGCAGTGGCGGGGAAGTCGACGGCCGTGGAGAGGCGGCGGTGCCGCCACTGCGAGGCGGAGGAGACGCCGCAGTGGCGGGCGGGGCCGGAAGGGCCCAAGACGCTGTGCAACGCGTGCGGCGTGAGGTATAAGTCCGGTCGCCTCGTGCCGGAGTACCGGCCAGCGAGCAGCCCCACGTTTTCCCCCGCCGATCACTCCAACTTCCACCGGCAGATCCTTGAAATGCGTCGCCAGAGGTCTACCCGCCAGCGGAGAAGTGCCGGGGCGCCACCGCCGGCCCCCCTCGTTAATTCTCCGGTGATGTAA